The following is a genomic window from Falco peregrinus isolate bFalPer1 chromosome Z, bFalPer1.pri, whole genome shotgun sequence.
GTCCAGTGGAATGAAATATTGACACGGCTGGAAAcagccaaggaagagaaacCTGCAGCAGAGTGATAGGAGAGCTGGGAGTGTGGAGAACCCGGGGACCCTGCTAGCCTTGGGTCTCTGGAgaggctgaagcacagcttgCACCCTGCTGTCTTAGCATCTTCCCAGTTGGTGCGAGCATGCTGCAAGTGATATCACAGGCTCTTGGGGGGGCACCCTGTGTCCACTGCTGGGCTGTGTTGGCCCCATATTGAAGCCACACTACTTCCTTTTTAATATGCTACTGTTTGCAAATCTTGCACTTCcctgaaatacattttggttTGTGACATACTTAAAAATCCCTTTCTGCTCTTACTGTGGACCATAGTAAAGTCCTGAAATGCTAACTGGGTTGTCTTTTTGTTCTTGGGTACAAGGACTCCTTGCACTGTCCCTCCCGTGTGGTTTTCCCCAGGTGGGGAAGTGCAGATGCCTCCTGGCAGCCTGTGAGCCAAGGCCCGCAAGCCCCTTTCAGTCCCACCGCCTTCCCCAGGCGGCGGCACATGCTCTCCTGGCTCGTTCTTCCCATTCTGGTGAGGACTGTGGGCTGGTGGGGCTTTTCCCACAGGCTGTTCCCCCATCTCTGCACTGAGAGGAGACAGCGGCTCTCACCCTTATCCTGCCTCTGCACACCCGAGTGTCTGCTGCAAGCGAGAGCCCTTGGCCGGCTGCTTCCCCTCCGGGGAGCGGTGGGAACTGTGCCTTGCCTGATCTGGCCACAGCCTGGAGTTTCTCCTGGCACAAAGGTCTTGCAGAGTTCCGAGGTCTTGCTTTTGGAAGGGTCCCAAGCCCTTCTGCTCGGCAAGACACGGACCAGCCGTGTGTGacctgggagctggcagcaatGGGGCAGGCTCCAGCAGGGATGTTGGGAGAGCTTGGCTGTCCCTGCGCCCTCACCTGGCCAGCGAGCTCACACCTGAGCGCACCGCGGCGGGGCTGCAGGCCTGCCGAAAGCCCACCCCCCGGGGACCCCCGGGTGCCCGTGAAGCGGTGCTGCCCCTAGCCCTGCGCTGGGACCCGACCTTCCTCCGGCTGGGATAACGGGCTGTGCTTTGGGCTGCTTCAGCCAGGCCAGGCGCGCTCGCAGGCGCCCCCGCCGCGGGTGCGCAAAGCGGGCAGCCGCCGTGCCCGGAGCAAGCGGGAGCAGGGAGTGACCATACCGGGAGCGGGACGGCACGGTGCGGCGCCGCCGCCAGCtgcgccccgctgcccccggggcGGGAGCGCTCGCTCGGGCCTCggccgcggcgggaggggcgTGGCCGCGCACAGCGCCCCGCCCCGGAACGGTGACGTAGGCAGAAGGTGGGGCGCGAGCTCCACCCCCCTTCTTCCGCCCGCCCTAGCGCTTGCGCGCGCCCCGTGCCGGCCGCCATCTTGTGGCGAGGGGCTCGCTGAGGCGGCGCAGGTGAGAGCCGATCCCGCACCCCCACCCTGCTCTATCGAGGCCCGGCCTCCTCCTGGGATCCTGTAGGGCATCTGGCTTCTCTGTGGGCCCCTGTAGTGCAGCCCGGCCTCCTCCTGGGCGCCTGCAGCGGCACCTGGCTTCCCCGCAGACCCTCGCAGTGGGGCCTGTTGCTTTCCCCCGTCCGCCTCATCCCTCCCCGTAGCAGCGGCCTGGCCTCCCCTCAGGCCCCTGTGGAAGCCAGCTGGCGTCCCTGCTCCCCCGGCCTCCCGGTTGGCCTCCCACCGGCGGGCGTTCCTTGTCGCAGCGGCCTGGCCTTGCCCGGGGCCCTGTGATACCAGACTCGTCTGCCCTCACTTCCCAGTAGCAGTGGCTTCGGCGAACCCTCGCACCCGCACTGGTcgcagccccccagcagtgGCTTGGCCTTCCGAGCTAGTACAGCAGGGAGTGTGACCTTCCCTACCATTCTCTCTGACAGTTTGCAACCCCATCCTCCATAGCAGCGGTGTCCCTAGCGCCTGTTGCAGTGTCTGGTACTGCTCTTCCCCAGCATAGCCGGGTACGTGCTGGGCCCCCAGGTACCGATGGTgacctgctgctgtgctgtgggtgaGGGCCTCGTGGAGGGCATGTGCTTCAGAGGTATAGAGAGGAAACACTGACCTGCCCTGTTTCCACAGGGGATTTGGTACAAGGTGCTGGCTCTGGGTGAAACAGAGTTCATGAGCCTTCAGATAACAAAGCCTTAATGCTGCATGCTTGGGCTTCCTGCCGTGGGGAGGGCAGCGCCCTATGCGGATTAGGCAGATCTCCATCGAGATGCCAGTAGAGGAACCCTGCCTTGGTAGAGAGGGGAGCTGTGAGACTGGACCTCTCTGTCTTTTGTGTTTCCTCAGagaaccttttttttgttttatcatgTGCCTTTCTGTtgttctgctgcttgctggcCACGTGTCTCCTGCTTGCAACCTCTGGCTTGCCGCTCTGTGACATGCACTGTTTTAAATGTCCGGTCCCTGGCCTTTCACTTAGGCTGGCCAGTCATGGGGCTCAGAGCCCTGCTACCCTGTTTCTATAACATAAGCgagctgctgcaggtgagctGTGCCTGGGTTCATTGTGTGCATGTTCTGGTGTGGCTCATGGGGTGCAGCTGTGGTTGGTATTCCCCTGGCTTCTGTTCCCAGTAACCTCAACtcacatttcttctctgttttcccctGAGATACTGCCTGTATTTTTCACTTCATCCTGCTTAGGCCCACAATACCAACTTTGTTCCTTTCACCGCCTGCCTGTTGGGGCCCAGGCTGCCTTTTGGCAGTGTTTGTGCTGTGGGTACATGCTGAGGAAGACTGGGTACAAGTGACTCCTCAGCATGGAGGACACTCTTGGCTTTTCAGGATCCCTGACTGATGGCTCAGAGTGCCCTTTAGAGGAAGGATTGTAGCTAATGGTGGTGAGAGTTTCTTTGCGCAGCAATTATAGTGGGAGTTTGTATTAACGGATCCATTCTCCTTTCCAGCGCTGCAGAATGGAGAACTATAAGAAGACCAAAATTGTAGAGAAGCCTTGCCCTCAGCCTTTCACCAACCTGCCCCCTGATATTATTGAAATGAAAGTGAAGGATGGGAGCAAAATCAGAAATCTGATGGGCTATGCCATCAGCAAGATGGAGCTGGACTCTGTGAGACAGATTCTTTTCACTGGCTCAGGCAAGGCTGTCAGCAAGACCATTACCTGCGTGGAAATCATGAAACGAAGGCTCAAAGAGCTGCACCAGATCACCAAAGTGCTCTTCAAACAGATTGAAGAGATCTGGGAACCCATTGTGCCTGAGGCAGGCCTCGATGCCTTGACAGTGAAGAGAAACATTCCTGCCATATGTGTCCTACTCAGCAAAGATGCCCTCGATCCTCAGGAGCCAGGATACCAGGCTCCAGGCTCTTTTGACGCCTTCTGGATTGAGACGCTTCAAGCTGAGTCCCAAGGCCAGATGAAGAGGAAGCAGCGTGGAAgccagggagctggcagcacaggAAGGCACCCTCAGTCTGCTGGAGGAGCGCCTGGGGAGTCCTGCGCTAAGTCCTGAGATACTGGCACTGCGTTTGGGTGTAATTTGGGGGAGTTACAGAAACAAGCCAGCTGCTGTAGCTGGGAAGCTGTTGCTGAACACAGGGGCTtgcaggggagggcaggagaggTTAACTGTGTGAAAATGGATGTGGCTGTAACTGTCTGAAACTGTGTTTTGGCAAGTTCCCTTGTcaaaggctgccaggctgtgctccTTCACATGTGGTTCGGGGAGGACACGAGTCACCTCTGCTTGACCAAGAACTGTTTGCGTCTTGTCAGTGAGCTGCGGCAAACGGCCGCTCACTGAATGCAGTTTCAGCTGCTTGGGGTGGtacagcagcccaggcagcaggtGTGCGTGCCAGGCTGCttttgtggtggtgggtggAGGTGACTTGCTGTGGTACAGAGGGGAGATGTGGATTCTCCTGGCTGCCACCTGCATCACCAGAGCTCTTGTGAGCGGGCGTGGGGCTGGGTTGGCTACTTCTGTGCTTCAGAGTCCCATCTGCTGAACCTGTCAGGCAGTTTGATTGTTGGACTGCAGGGATACAACTCCATCTGCGATTGTGTGCATGTAGTGCCCTTTCTGTCCTCCTTTCCCCTT
Proteins encoded in this region:
- the RPP25L gene encoding ribonuclease P protein subunit p25-like protein — encoded protein: MENYKKTKIVEKPCPQPFTNLPPDIIEMKVKDGSKIRNLMGYAISKMELDSVRQILFTGSGKAVSKTITCVEIMKRRLKELHQITKVLFKQIEEIWEPIVPEAGLDALTVKRNIPAICVLLSKDALDPQEPGYQAPGSFDAFWIETLQAESQGQMKRKQRGSQGAGSTGRHPQSAGGAPGESCAKS